A single window of Bacillaceae bacterium S4-13-56 DNA harbors:
- a CDS encoding glucose 1-dehydrogenase, which translates to MYLPSFRLDGKLAAITGATKGIGKALALGYAEAGADVILIARQKEGLREVKTEIEKIGSKAYVIQSDVKDYESIINEVDHICANEKSIDIWVNNAGMNIRTPALDVTEEEWERIVTTNMKSAFFLSQAAAKRMSKNGHGKIISVSSVAGHVALRTGVVYGMTKAGIIQMTKTLALEWGKYGIHVNAIGPWYFPTSLTEELLQNEQYVKEICDRTPLGRIGELKELVGAGVFLATEASNYITGQTLFVDGGMTIYGF; encoded by the coding sequence ATGTATTTACCAAGTTTTCGATTAGATGGCAAATTGGCAGCTATTACGGGAGCAACAAAAGGAATTGGAAAAGCTTTAGCTCTCGGATATGCAGAGGCAGGTGCCGATGTAATACTTATTGCAAGACAAAAAGAAGGATTGCGGGAAGTAAAAACAGAGATAGAAAAGATAGGAAGTAAAGCCTATGTTATTCAATCAGATGTCAAGGATTATGAATCCATTATTAATGAAGTAGATCATATTTGTGCCAATGAAAAATCTATTGATATATGGGTGAACAATGCAGGAATGAACATACGGACGCCAGCACTTGATGTAACAGAGGAGGAGTGGGAGAGGATTGTAACTACGAACATGAAGAGTGCATTTTTTCTTTCGCAAGCGGCCGCGAAGCGAATGAGTAAAAATGGTCATGGCAAAATTATTTCGGTGTCATCTGTAGCTGGTCACGTAGCTCTGCGAACAGGAGTTGTTTATGGGATGACAAAGGCTGGAATTATACAAATGACCAAAACTCTAGCGTTAGAATGGGGGAAGTATGGAATTCACGTGAATGCCATTGGTCCCTGGTATTTTCCCACTTCTTTAACAGAAGAGCTGCTTCAGAATGAGCAATATGTAAAAGAAATTTGTGACCGAACTCCTCTTGGAAGAATCGGAGAACTTAAGGAACTTGTGGGAGCAGGTGTTTTCTTAGCAACGGAAGCAAGTAATTACATAACAGGTCAGACACTTTTTGTTGACGGCGGAATGACTATTTATGGATTTTAA
- a CDS encoding cytochrome c oxidase subunit 2A yields MPTTKLKNQDQKVEVQEQEPELKGTLYAVLGLGAFIIISWFIVWGLFVGR; encoded by the coding sequence ATGCCTACTACAAAATTAAAAAATCAGGATCAAAAAGTAGAAGTTCAAGAACAAGAACCAGAACTTAAAGGTACTCTTTACGCCGTATTAGGCTTAGGAGCATTTATTATTATTAGTTGGTTCATTGTTTGGGGATTATTTGTTGGTAGATAA